The following are encoded in a window of Diadema setosum unplaced genomic scaffold, eeDiaSeto1 scaffold_28, whole genome shotgun sequence genomic DNA:
- the LOC140245746 gene encoding LOW QUALITY PROTEIN: uncharacterized protein (The sequence of the model RefSeq protein was modified relative to this genomic sequence to represent the inferred CDS: substituted 1 base at 1 genomic stop codon) — translation MEINALIRTSRKGHQNMVSHLLDHGADLNAVNSNGESSLHYASEKGHLSVAKILVDSGTDVNTTSKVGVTPLHRASQNGHLEVVCYLVEQGADVHAADENGFNALIIASMEGHQNVVSFLLNHGADLNAVDINGMSSLYHASLNGHLLVAKILLDSGADVNTTSEAGVTPLYRASQNGYLELVSYLVEQGADVHAADKNGLNALIRASRKGHQKVVSHLLCHGADLNAVDNNGDSSLHFACNNGHLLVAKTLVDSGADVTTTNKVGDTPLDRASHNGHLDVVCYLVEQGADVHAADKNGLNAFFIASMQGHENVVSFLLNHGADLNAVNNNGYSSLHYASVNGHLLVAKILVDRGADVNTRSKAGYTPLHHASHNGHLEVVSYLVEKGADVHAAEENGLNALIGASMKGHQNVVSFLLNHGADLNAVDNNGDSLLHFACNNGHLLVAKILVDRGADVNTRSKAGVTPLYRASQNGHLGVVRYLVEQGADVHAADKNGLNAFIVASLEGHENVVSFLLNHGADLNAVDNNGESSLHFACKNGHLLVAKILVDSGADVTTTNKAGITPLHRASQNGHLDVVCYLVEQGADVNAAANNGLNAFIVASSKGHENVVSFLLNHGADLNAVGDNGKSSLHFACKNGHILVAKILVDKGADVNTRSNAGVTPLHRASQNGHLDVVSYLVEQGADVNETDKNGLNAFILASMKGHENVVSFLLNHGADLNAVDNNGDSSLHFACKNGHLLVAKILVDSGADVTSTNKAGVTPLHRASQNGHLDVVCYLVEQGADVNAADKNGLNALIGASRQGHKKVVSHLLCYGADLNAINNNGDSSLHFACKNGHLLVAKILVDRGADVNTRSKAGVTPLYRASQNGHLGVVRYLVEQGADVHAADKNGLNALIGASRQGHKKVVSHLLCYGADLNAINNNGDSSLHFACNNGHLLVAKTLVDSGADVNMTTKVGVTPFYRASQNGHLDVISYLVEQGADVNAADNNGLNAFIVASLKGHESVVSFLLNHGADLNAVDNNGDSSLHFACKNGHLLVAKILVDSGADVTTTNKAGVTPLYRASQNGHLEVVSYLVERGADVHSSDENGLNAFILASMKGHQNVVSFLLNHGADLNAVNNNGDSSLHFACNNGHLLVAKILVDSGADVNTTNKAGVTPLHRASQNGHLEVVSYLVEQGADVHAADKNGLNAFIVASLKGHENVVSFLLNHGADLNAVDDNGESSLHLTSVNGHLLVAKILVDSGADVTTTNKAGVTPLHHASQNGHLEVVSYLVERGADVHSSDENGLNAFILASMKGHQNVVSFLLNHGADLNAVNNNGDSSLHIACKNGHLLVAKILVDSGADVNTTNKAGVTPLHRASQNGHLEVVSYLVEQGADVHAADXNGLNALIRASGKGHQNMVSHLLYHGADLNAVDNKGDSSLHYASLNGHLLVAKILVDSGADVNTTSKAGVTPLHRASQNGHLEVVCYLVKQGADVHAADDGINAFILASMKGHQNVVSFLLNHGADLNAVDNNGDSSLHFACNNGHLLVAKTLVDSGADVNMTTKVGVTPFYRASQNGHLEVISYLVQQGADVNAADKNGLNAFILASLKGHENVVSFLLNHGADLNAVDINGDSSLHFACKNGHLLVAKILVDSGADVNFRSKAGVTPLYRASQNGHLEVVGYLVEQGADVHAADENGLNAVILASLKGHENVVSFLLNHGADLNAVNNNGESSLHFACNSGHLLVAKKPLSAVEQT, via the coding sequence ATGGAAATCAATGCCCTCATCCGTACATCTAGGAAAGGACACCAAAACATGGTTTCTCACCTATTAGACCATGGAGCTGATTTGAACGCAGTAAATAGTAACGGTGAGAGTTCGTTGCATTATGCAAGTGAAAAAGGACATCTTTCGGTTGCCAAAATCCTTGTCGACAGTGGAACAGACGTGAATACTACCAGTAAAGTTGGTGTTACACCCTTACATCGTGCAAGTCAAAATGGACATCTAGAAGTCGTATGCTATCTTGTTGAACAAGGAGCTGATGTACATGCAGCTGATGAAAATGGTTTCAATGCCCTCATCATTGCATCTATGGAAGGGCACCAAAACgttgtttctttccttttgaaCCACGGAGCTGATTTGAACGCAGTAGATATTAACGGTATGAGTTCGTTGTATCATGCAAGTTTGAATGGACATCTCTTGGTTGCCAAAATCCTTCTCGACAGTGGAGCAGACGTGAATACTACCAGTGAAGCTGGTGTTACACCCTTATATCGTGCAAGTCAAAATGGATATCTAGAACTCGTAAGCTATCTTGTTGAACAAGGAGCTGATGTACATGCAGCTGATAAAAATGGTCTCAATGCCCTCATCCGTGCATCTAGGAAAGGACACCAAAAGGTTGTTTCTCACCTATTATGCCATGGAGCTGATTTGAACGCAGTAGATAATAACGGTGACAGTTCGTTGCATTTTGCATGTAACAATGGACATCTCTTGGTCGCAAAAACTCTTGTCGACAGTGGAGCAGACGTGACTACTACCAATAAAGTTGGTGATACACCCTTAGATCGTGCAAGTCATAATGGACATCTAGACGTCGTATGCTATCTTGTTGAACAAGGAGCTGATGTACATGCAGCTGACAAAAATGGTTTAAATGCCTTCTTCATTGCATCTATGCAAGGGCACGAAAACgttgtttctttccttttgaaCCACGGAGCTGATTTGAACGCAGTAAATAAtaacggttacagttcgttgcATTATGCAAGTGTGAATGGACATCTCTTGGTTGCCAAGATCCTTGTTGACAGGGGAGCAGACGTGAACACTAGAAGTAAAGCTGGTTATACACCCTTACATCATGCAAGTCACAATGGACATCTAGAAGTCGTAAGCTATCTTGTTGAAAAAGGAGCTGATGTACATGCAGCTGAGGAAAATGGTCTCAATGCCCTCATCGGTGCATCTATGAAAGGGCACCAAAAcgttgtttcttttcttttgaaccACGGAGCTGATTTGAACGCAGTAGATAATAACGGTGACAGTTTGTTGCATTTTGCATGTAACAATGGACATCTCTTGGTTGCCAAAATCCTTGTTGACAGGGGAGCAGACGTGAACACTAGAAGTAAAGCTGGTGTTACACCCTTATATCGTGCAAGTCAAAATGGACATCTAGGAGTCGTACGCTATCTTGTTGAACAAGGAGCTGATGTACATGCAGCTGACAAAAATGGTTTAAATGCCTTCATCGTTGCATCTTTAGAAGGGCACGAAAACgttgtttctttccttttgaaCCATGGAGCTGATTTGAACGCAGTAGATAATAACGGTGAGAGTTCGTTGCATTTTGCATGTAAGAATGGACATCTCTTGGTTGCCAAAATCCTTGTCGACAGTGGAGCAGACGTGACTACTACCAATAAAGCTGGTATTACACCCTTGCATCGTGCAAGTCAAAATGGACATCTAGACGTCGTATGCTATCTTGTTGAACAAGGAGCTGATGTAAATGCAGCTGCCAACAATGGTTTAAATGCCTTCATCGTTGCATCTTCAAAAGGGCACGAAAACgttgtttctttccttttgaaCCACGGAGCTGATTTGAACGCAGTAGGTGATAACGGTAAGAGTTCGTTGCATTTTGCATGTAAGAATGGACATATCTTGGTTGCCAAAATCCTTGTTGACAAGGGAGCAGACGTGAACACTAGAAGTAATGCTGGTGTTACACCCTTACATCGTGCAAGTCAAAATGGACATCTAGACGTCGTAAGCTATCTTGTTGAACAAGGAGCTGATGTAAATGAAACTGACAAAAATGGTTTAAATGCCTTCATTCTTGCATCTATGAAAGGGCACGAAAACgttgtttctttccttttgaaCCACGGAGCTGATTTGAACGCAGTAGATAATAACGGTGACAGTTCGTTGCATTTTGCATGTAAGAATGGACATCTCTTGGTTGCCAAAATCCTTGTCGACAGTGGAGCAGACGTGACTTCTACCAATAAAGCTGGTGTTACACCCTTGCATCGTGCAAGTCAAAATGGACATCTAGACGTCGTATGCTATCTTGTTGAACAAGGAGCTGATGTAAATGCAGCTGACAAAAATGGTCTCAATGCCCTCATCGGTGCATCTAGGCAAGGACACAAAAAGGTTGTTTCTCACCTATTATGCTATGGAGCTGATTTGAACGCAATAAATAATAACGGTGACAGTTCGTTGCATTTTGCATGTAAGAATGGACATCTCTTGGTTGCCAAAATCCTTGTTGACAGGGGAGCAGACGTGAACACTAGAAGTAAAGCTGGTGTTACACCCTTATATCGTGCAAGTCAAAATGGACATCTAGGAGTCGTACGCTATCTTGTTGAACAAGGAGCTGATGTACATGCAGCTGATAAAAATGGTCTCAATGCCCTCATCGGTGCATCTAGGCAAGGACACAAAAAGGTTGTTTCTCACCTATTATGCTATGGAGCTGATTTGAACGCAATAAATAATAACGGTGACAGTTCGTTGCATTTTGCATGTAACAATGGACATCTCTTGGTCGCAAAAACCCTTGTCGACAGTGGAGCAGACGTGAATATGACCACTAAAGTTGGTGTTACACCCTTCTATCGTGCAAGTCAAAATGGACATCTAGATGTCATTAGCTATCTTGTTGAACAAGGAGCTGATGTAAATGCAGCTGACAACAATGGTTTAAATGCCTTCATCGTTGCATCTTTAAAAGGGCACGAAAGCgttgtttctttccttttgaaCCACGGAGCTGATTTGAACGCAGTAGATAATAACGGTGACAGTTCGTTGCATTTTGCATGTAAGAATGGACATCTCTTGGTTGCCAAAATTCTTGTTGACAGTGGAGCAGACGTGACTACTACCAATAAAGCTGGTGTTACACCCTTATATCGTGCAAGTCAAAATGGACATCTAGAAGTCGTAAGCTATCTTGTTGAACGAGGAGCTGATGTACATTCATCTGATGAAAATGGTTTAAATGCCTTCATTCTTGCATCTATGAAAGGGCACCAAAAcgttgtttcttttcttttgaaccACGGAGCTGATTTGAACGCAGTAAATAATAACGGTGACAGTTCGTTGCATTTTGCATGTAACAATGGACATCTCTTGGTCGCCAAAATCCTTGTCGACAGTGGAGCAGACGTGAATACTACCAATAAAGCTGGTGTTACACCCTTACATCGTGCAAGTCAAAATGGACATCTAGAAGTCGTAAGCTATCTTGTTGAACAAGGAGCTGATGTGCATGCAGCTGACAAAAATGGTTTAAATGCCTTCATCGTTGCATCTTTAAAAGGGCACGAAAACgttgtttctttccttttgaaCCACGGAGCTGATTTGAACGCAGTAGATGATAACGGTGAGAGTTCGTTGCATTTGACAAGTGTGAATGGACATCTCTTGGTTGCCAAAATCCTTGTTGACAGTGGAGCAGACGTGACTACTACCAATAAAGCTGGTGTTACACCCTTACATCATGCAAGTCAAAATGGACATCTAGAAGTCGTAAGCTATCTTGTTGAACGAGGAGCTGATGTACATTCATCTGATGAAAATGGTTTAAATGCCTTCATTCTTGCATCTATGAAAGGGCACCAAAAcgttgtttcttttcttttgaaccACGGAGCTGATTTGAACGCAGTAAATAATAACGGTGACAGTTCGTTGCATATTGCATGTAAGAATGGACATCTCTTGGTCGCCAAAATCCTTGTCGACAGTGGAGCAGACGTGAATACTACCAATAAAGCTGGTGTTACACCCTTGCATCGTGCAAGTCAAAATGGACATCTAGAAGTCGTAAGCTATCTTGTTGAACAAGGAGCTGATGTACATGCAGCTGATTAAAATGGTCTCAATGCTCTCATCCGTGCATCTGGGAAAGGACACCAAAACATGGTTTCTCACCTATTATACCATGGAGCTGATTTGAACGCAGTAGATAATAAAGGTGACAGTTCGTTGCATTATGCAAGTTTGAATGGACATCTCTTGGTTGCCAAAATCCTGGTCGACAGTGGAGCAGACGTGAATACTACCAGTAAAGCTGGTGTTACACCCTTACATCGTGCAAGTCAAAATGGACATCTAGAAGTCGTATGCTATCTTGTTAAACAAGGAGCTGATGTACATGCAGCTGATGATGGTATAAATGCCTTCATTCTTGCATCTATGAAAGGGCACCAAAAcgttgtttcttttcttttgaaccACGGAGCTGATTTGAACGCAGTAGATAATAACGGTGACAGTTCGTTGCATTTTGCATGTAACAATGGACATCTCTTGGTCGCAAAAACCCTTGTCGACAGTGGAGCAGACGTGAATATGACCACTAAAGTTGGTGTTACACCATTCTATCGTGCAAGTCAAAATGGACATCTAGAAGTCATTAGCTATCTTGTTCAACAAGGAGCTGATGTAAATGCAGCTGACAAAAATGGTTTAAATGCCTTCATTCTTGCATCTTTAAAAGGGCACGAAAACgttgtttctttccttttgaaCCACGGAGCTGATTTGAACGCAGTAGATATTAACGGTGACAGTTCGTTGCATTTTGCATGTAAGAATGGACATCTCTTGGTTGCCAAAATCCTTGTTGACAGTGGAGCAGACGTGAACTTTAGAAGTAAAGCTGGTGTTACACCCTTATATCGTGCAAGTCAAAATGGACATCTAGAAGTCGTAGGTTATCTTGTTGAACAAGGAGCTGATGTACATGCAGCTGATGAAAATGGTTTAAATGCCGTCATTCTTGCATCTTTAAAAGGGCACGAAAACgttgtttctttccttttgaaCCACGGAGCTGATTTGAACGCAGTAAATAATAACGGTGAGAGTTCGTTGCATTTTGCATGTAACAGTGGACATCTCTTGGTCGCAAAAAAACCCTTGTCGGCAGTGGAGCAGACGTGA